From Novosphingobium decolorationis, one genomic window encodes:
- the thrS gene encoding threonine--tRNA ligase: protein MSEMFKISLPDGSVREMPEGATPLDVAAAIGPGLAKAALAARVDGELVDLTRPFQGDAQLALVTAKDEAEALDLARHDYAHVLAEAVQALWPGTQITFGPSTDDGFYYDVMAPAGRAPFSMDDLPAIEEKMREIIKADKPLVREVWTREQLIAKWTAEGETFKAEWAAELPGDEDLTVYWSGQPHSEGAWLDMCRGPHLPSTGKLDPAAFKLMRVAGAYWRGDQKNAQLTRIYGTGWLNKKQLNAHLTRLEEAAKRDHRKLGGEMDLFHLQQEAHGSVFWHPNGFTIYRALEDYMRRAIHGAGYQEVKTPQVMDARQWEQSGHWGKYRENMFVIPDETPNTEDEGPIVSDDADWMALKPMNCPAHVLIFRQGITSYRELPIRLYENGCCHRNEPHGALHGLMRVRQFTQDDAHIFCREDQIVAEVRAFCELADKIYKDFGFTYSIKLALRPEKRFGTEEMWDKAEDELRNAVIEAGLATEEYGWEELPGEGAFYAPKLEWHLTDAIGRTWQVGTIQSDRVLPERLDAAYIGEDGAKHRPVMLHRAIFGSYERFIGILIEHFAGRLPVWLAPVQAVVATIISDADDYAKEAVAKLKAAGIRVEADLRNEKINYKVREHSLAKVPHLLVVGAREAEEGTVAIRTLGEKDQKVMPLDEAIAMLREAATAPDLR, encoded by the coding sequence ATGTCCGAGATGTTCAAGATCAGCCTTCCCGACGGTTCCGTGCGCGAGATGCCCGAAGGCGCGACTCCGCTCGACGTGGCCGCGGCCATCGGCCCGGGCCTCGCCAAGGCGGCGCTCGCCGCCCGTGTCGACGGCGAACTGGTCGACCTCACCCGCCCCTTCCAAGGCGATGCGCAGCTCGCGCTGGTGACGGCCAAGGATGAGGCCGAGGCACTGGATCTCGCTCGCCACGACTACGCCCACGTGCTGGCCGAGGCGGTGCAGGCGCTCTGGCCCGGCACGCAGATCACCTTCGGCCCCTCGACCGATGACGGCTTCTACTACGACGTGATGGCGCCTGCAGGCCGCGCGCCCTTCTCGATGGACGATCTTCCCGCCATCGAGGAAAAGATGCGCGAGATCATCAAGGCCGACAAGCCGCTGGTGCGCGAGGTCTGGACCCGCGAGCAGCTGATCGCCAAGTGGACCGCCGAAGGCGAGACCTTCAAGGCGGAATGGGCCGCCGAGCTTCCCGGCGACGAGGACCTTACCGTCTACTGGTCGGGCCAGCCCCATTCCGAAGGCGCCTGGCTCGACATGTGCCGTGGGCCCCACCTGCCCTCCACCGGCAAGCTTGACCCGGCCGCCTTCAAGCTGATGCGCGTGGCCGGCGCCTACTGGCGCGGTGACCAGAAGAACGCGCAGCTGACCCGCATCTACGGCACCGGCTGGCTCAACAAGAAGCAGCTCAACGCCCACCTCACGCGCCTCGAAGAGGCCGCCAAGCGCGACCACCGCAAGCTGGGCGGCGAGATGGACCTGTTCCACCTGCAGCAGGAAGCCCACGGTTCGGTGTTCTGGCACCCCAACGGCTTTACCATCTACCGCGCGCTGGAGGACTACATGCGCCGCGCCATCCACGGCGCCGGCTACCAGGAGGTCAAGACCCCGCAGGTGATGGACGCGCGCCAGTGGGAGCAGTCCGGCCACTGGGGCAAGTACCGCGAAAACATGTTCGTCATTCCCGACGAGACGCCGAACACCGAGGACGAAGGCCCGATCGTTTCCGACGATGCGGACTGGATGGCGCTGAAGCCGATGAACTGCCCCGCGCACGTTCTCATCTTCCGCCAGGGCATCACTTCGTACCGCGAGCTGCCGATCCGCCTCTACGAGAACGGCTGCTGCCACCGCAACGAGCCTCACGGAGCGCTGCACGGGCTGATGCGCGTGCGCCAGTTCACGCAGGACGATGCACACATCTTCTGCCGCGAGGACCAGATCGTCGCCGAAGTGCGCGCCTTCTGCGAACTGGCCGACAAGATCTACAAGGACTTCGGCTTCACCTACTCGATCAAGCTGGCGCTGCGCCCTGAAAAGCGCTTCGGCACCGAGGAGATGTGGGACAAGGCCGAGGACGAACTGCGCAACGCGGTCATCGAGGCGGGCCTTGCCACCGAGGAATACGGCTGGGAGGAACTGCCCGGCGAAGGCGCCTTCTACGCGCCCAAGCTGGAATGGCACCTGACCGACGCGATCGGGCGCACCTGGCAGGTCGGCACGATCCAGTCCGACCGCGTCCTGCCCGAGCGCCTCGATGCCGCCTACATCGGCGAGGACGGCGCCAAGCACCGCCCGGTCATGCTGCACCGCGCGATCTTCGGCTCCTACGAGCGTTTCATCGGCATCCTGATCGAGCACTTCGCGGGCCGCCTCCCGGTCTGGCTCGCCCCCGTGCAGGCGGTGGTTGCCACGATCATCTCGGACGCCGACGACTACGCCAAGGAGGCCGTCGCCAAGCTCAAGGCCGCGGGCATCCGCGTCGAAGCGGACCTGCGCAACGAGAAGATCAACTACAAGGTGCGCGAGCACAGCCTGGCCAAGGTCCCGCACCTGCTCGTCGTGGGCGCGCGCGAGGCCGAGGAAGGCACCGTCGCGATCCGCACGCTGGGCGAGAAGGACCAGAAGGTCATGCCGCTCGACGAGGCCATCGCGATGCTGCGCGAGGCCGCCACGGCCCCGGACCTGCGGTGA
- a CDS encoding helix-turn-helix transcriptional regulator — protein MKNRLKVLRAERGWSQQDLAGKLDVSRQSINAIETGRYDPSLPLAFRIAEVFELAIEEIFLRGE, from the coding sequence GTGAAGAACCGCCTGAAAGTCCTGCGGGCCGAGCGTGGCTGGAGCCAGCAGGACCTGGCCGGAAAGCTCGATGTCTCGCGCCAGAGCATCAACGCCATCGAGACGGGACGTTACGATCCCTCGCTGCCGCTGGCCTTTCGTATTGCCGAAGTATTCGAACTTGCGATAGAAGAGATCTTCCTGAGAGGAGAGTAA
- a CDS encoding alpha/beta fold hydrolase — translation MTEIRFHEMADGRRIAHRFAPGQGPTLVFLPGYMSDMSGSKATALFEMAVHTGRACLLVDYSGCGASDGDFADGTLSRWRDEVVAVIEAAALDKVVLIGSSMGGWLMLMVADALPDKVHSMIGIAAAPDFTDWGIAQMDKGLLADGETIYEDNPYGPEPTPTHPAFWADGQANLQLEAPIEFYGPVRLLHGQRDEDVPFDLSLRLCEMLRSDDVQVTFIKDGDHRLSRETDIAVLMRTVADLLLARDPES, via the coding sequence ATGACCGAGATCCGCTTCCACGAAATGGCCGATGGCCGCCGCATCGCCCACCGCTTCGCGCCCGGACAGGGCCCCACGCTCGTCTTCCTGCCGGGCTACATGTCCGACATGTCGGGCAGCAAGGCGACGGCGCTGTTCGAAATGGCCGTCCACACCGGCCGCGCCTGCCTGCTTGTCGACTATTCGGGCTGCGGGGCGAGTGACGGCGATTTCGCCGACGGCACGCTCAGCCGCTGGCGCGACGAGGTGGTGGCCGTGATCGAGGCCGCCGCGCTCGACAAGGTGGTCCTGATCGGCTCCTCGATGGGCGGCTGGCTGATGCTGATGGTAGCCGATGCCCTGCCCGACAAGGTCCACTCGATGATCGGCATTGCCGCCGCGCCCGATTTCACCGACTGGGGCATCGCGCAGATGGACAAGGGACTGCTTGCCGATGGTGAGACCATCTACGAAGACAATCCCTATGGTCCCGAACCCACGCCGACCCACCCCGCCTTCTGGGCCGACGGGCAGGCGAACCTCCAGCTGGAAGCACCGATCGAGTTCTACGGTCCGGTGCGTCTCCTCCACGGCCAGCGCGACGAGGACGTGCCTTTCGACCTTTCGCTGCGCCTGTGCGAAATGCTGCGTTCAGACGATGTGCAGGTGACTTTCATCAAGGACGGCGACCACCGCCTTTCGCGCGAGACCGATATCGCGGTTCTCATGCGCACCGTGGCCGACCTGCTTCTGGCCCGTGACCCGGAAAGCTGA
- a CDS encoding LLM class flavin-dependent oxidoreductase: MVPLSVLDLVTVREGDSVARSLDITVDTAKAAEANGFKRYWVAEHHGMAGIAGGATSVVLAHIGNATSTIRIGAGGIMLPNHTPYVIAEQFGTLSAMFPGRVDLGLGRAAGADGRLANALRKDIVSASERFPQDVVELRARFAGQAVGGVESPQASGADAEMWILGSSLFGAQLAAMLGLPYAFASHFAPTHLDEAARIYRERFEPSEFCDKPYFMAAINTMAAETEEEAWYLSSSTDQSFVALRTGSPGKLQPPLRNYRESLPAPARAMLEQMRGVAAVGTPDQVRAGLEAFVARTQADELILSASTFDPAAQIRSLELIAGALD, translated from the coding sequence ATGGTACCCCTTTCGGTTCTCGACCTTGTCACCGTTCGCGAAGGCGACAGCGTGGCCCGCTCGCTCGACATCACCGTCGATACCGCCAAGGCCGCCGAAGCCAACGGCTTCAAGCGTTACTGGGTGGCCGAGCACCACGGCATGGCGGGGATTGCGGGCGGAGCGACCTCGGTCGTGCTTGCGCACATCGGCAACGCGACCAGCACGATCCGCATCGGCGCGGGCGGGATCATGTTGCCCAACCACACGCCCTACGTGATCGCCGAGCAGTTCGGCACGCTTTCGGCGATGTTCCCGGGCCGCGTGGACCTGGGGCTGGGCCGTGCGGCGGGCGCGGACGGGCGGCTGGCGAACGCCTTGCGCAAGGACATCGTGAGCGCGTCGGAACGCTTCCCGCAGGACGTTGTCGAACTGCGCGCCCGCTTTGCCGGGCAGGCCGTAGGCGGCGTGGAATCCCCGCAGGCAAGCGGGGCGGATGCGGAAATGTGGATCCTGGGCTCCAGCCTCTTCGGCGCGCAGCTCGCCGCCATGCTGGGTCTTCCCTATGCCTTCGCTTCGCACTTCGCGCCCACCCATCTGGACGAGGCCGCGCGCATCTACCGCGAGCGCTTCGAGCCGTCCGAATTTTGCGACAAGCCCTATTTCATGGCCGCGATCAACACGATGGCCGCCGAGACCGAAGAGGAGGCCTGGTACCTCTCCTCCTCGACCGACCAGAGCTTCGTCGCGCTGCGCACGGGTAGTCCCGGCAAGCTGCAGCCGCCGCTGCGCAATTACCGCGAAAGTCTCCCCGCTCCGGCGCGCGCAATGCTCGAGCAGATGCGCGGTGTCGCCGCCGTCGGCACGCCCGACCAGGTGCGCGCGGGGCTCGAGGCCTTTGTCGCGCGTACGCAGGCTGACGAGCTGATCCTGAGCGCCTCGACCTTCGATCCCGCCGCGCAGATCCGCTCGCTCGAACTGATCGCCGGGGCGCTCGACTGA
- a CDS encoding NAD(P)/FAD-dependent oxidoreductase, with translation MNQSDVVIVGAGHGGAQCALALRQNGFEGSITVIGREPEYPYERPPLSKEYFAREKTFDRLYIRPPTFWAEKDVSFRLGCEVIKVDPKAHTLRLSDGETFEYGKLVWATGGDPRRLSCSGAELAGVHAVRTRADCDTLMAEVDAGIRKVVVIGGGYIGLEAAAVLAKLGLEVTLLEALPRVLARVAGEELSAFYEKEHREHGVDLRTGVAVECLEGDGKKVTGVKLADGSVLPAEAVIVGIGIVPAVGPLIAAGAAGANGVDVDEYCRTSLPDIYAIGDCAAFACGFAGGDVMRVESVQNANDMATCVAKALCGDEQPYKAFPWFWSNQYDLKLQTAGINKDFDTTVVRGDPDTRKFSVVYLRAGRVAAIDSVNMVKDYVQGRKLVEAGAKVDVDQLADPEVPLKSLL, from the coding sequence ATGAACCAGTCTGATGTTGTTATCGTGGGGGCCGGCCACGGCGGCGCCCAATGTGCGCTGGCTCTGCGCCAGAACGGTTTTGAGGGCTCGATCACGGTGATCGGGCGCGAGCCGGAGTACCCCTACGAGCGCCCGCCGCTCTCCAAGGAGTACTTCGCGCGCGAGAAGACCTTCGACCGCCTCTATATCCGTCCGCCCACGTTCTGGGCCGAAAAGGACGTGAGCTTCCGCCTTGGCTGCGAAGTCATCAAGGTCGATCCCAAGGCGCATACCTTGCGTCTTTCGGACGGCGAGACCTTCGAATACGGCAAGCTGGTCTGGGCGACCGGCGGCGATCCGCGCCGCCTCTCGTGCTCGGGCGCCGAACTGGCCGGTGTCCATGCGGTGCGCACGCGCGCCGACTGCGACACGCTGATGGCCGAGGTGGACGCCGGGATCCGCAAGGTGGTGGTGATCGGCGGTGGCTACATCGGCCTGGAAGCGGCCGCTGTGCTGGCCAAGCTGGGCCTGGAGGTCACGCTCCTCGAAGCGCTGCCCCGCGTCCTTGCGCGCGTGGCGGGCGAGGAGCTTTCCGCCTTCTACGAGAAGGAGCACCGCGAGCACGGGGTGGACCTGCGCACGGGCGTTGCGGTCGAATGCCTCGAAGGCGATGGCAAGAAGGTCACCGGGGTCAAGCTTGCCGATGGTTCGGTCCTTCCCGCCGAGGCGGTGATCGTGGGCATTGGTATCGTGCCTGCCGTCGGCCCGCTGATCGCCGCAGGCGCCGCGGGGGCCAATGGCGTCGATGTGGATGAATACTGCCGCACGTCGCTTCCCGACATCTACGCCATCGGTGATTGCGCCGCCTTTGCCTGCGGCTTTGCGGGCGGCGATGTCATGCGCGTGGAATCGGTGCAGAACGCCAACGACATGGCGACCTGCGTGGCCAAGGCGCTGTGCGGCGACGAACAGCCCTACAAGGCCTTCCCGTGGTTCTGGTCGAACCAGTATGACCTGAAGCTCCAGACCGCGGGCATCAACAAGGACTTCGACACCACCGTGGTGCGCGGCGATCCCGACACCCGCAAGTTCTCGGTGGTGTACCTGCGCGCGGGGCGCGTCGCGGCAATCGACAGCGTCAACATGGTCAAGGACTACGTCCAGGGCCGCAAGCTGGTCGAAGCGGGCGCGAAGGTCGACGTCGACCAGCTTGCCGATCCCGAGGTTCCTCTCAAGTCGCTGCTGTGA
- a CDS encoding MFS transporter codes for MNARTDAESRQVRGFEPYRRNARVLGASLVGTAVEFYDFYIYATATALVFGPLFFPANSASAQQLAAYASFAIAFLARPIGATFFGHFGDRVGRKSTLVASLMLMGGATVAIGFLPTYQSIGWYAPLLLCVLRFGQGLGLGGEWGGAALLAVESAPPGWRARFGMFPQLGAPLGFLAANGLFLILSGLLSEAQFIAWGWRLPFLLSSVLVGLGLWIRFRLSDSHALDATGHIAPPKAIPLFELFKGHLRQTVAGTFAVVACFAIYYLTTAFALGYGTGELGYDRQDFLGVQLFAILFMALGIVVAGYAADRWSSRSVLLFGSLCAIGVGIAMGPMLGAGSLTVIALFLAMGLFTMGLVYGPLAALLPQLFPARVRYTGSSIAFNVGGILGGGFAPAVAQGLVDQGGLAFVGLYISGAAVLTLVGLLSLSRNTERDFTV; via the coding sequence ATGAACGCGCGGACAGACGCGGAAAGCAGGCAGGTGCGCGGGTTCGAGCCCTATCGGCGCAACGCGCGGGTGCTGGGCGCGAGCCTGGTCGGCACCGCGGTCGAGTTCTACGATTTCTACATCTACGCCACGGCCACCGCGCTTGTCTTCGGGCCGCTGTTCTTTCCCGCCAATTCGGCCTCCGCGCAGCAGCTGGCGGCTTATGCGAGCTTTGCCATCGCGTTCCTGGCCCGTCCCATCGGCGCCACCTTCTTCGGCCATTTCGGCGACCGCGTGGGGCGCAAGTCCACGCTGGTCGCCTCGCTCATGCTGATGGGCGGGGCGACTGTCGCGATCGGCTTCCTGCCTACCTACCAGAGCATAGGTTGGTACGCGCCGCTCCTCCTGTGCGTGCTGCGCTTCGGGCAGGGGCTGGGGCTTGGTGGCGAGTGGGGCGGCGCGGCGCTGCTGGCGGTGGAGAGCGCGCCGCCGGGCTGGCGCGCGCGCTTCGGCATGTTCCCGCAGCTGGGCGCGCCGCTCGGGTTCCTGGCGGCCAACGGCCTGTTCCTGATCCTGTCCGGGCTTCTGAGCGAAGCGCAGTTCATTGCCTGGGGCTGGCGCCTGCCGTTCCTGCTGAGCTCGGTCCTTGTCGGGCTGGGCCTGTGGATTCGCTTCAGGCTCTCCGACAGCCACGCGCTCGACGCCACCGGGCACATCGCGCCGCCCAAGGCCATTCCCCTGTTCGAGCTGTTCAAGGGCCACCTGCGCCAGACGGTTGCGGGTACCTTCGCAGTCGTCGCCTGCTTTGCCATCTACTACCTCACCACCGCCTTCGCGCTGGGCTATGGCACGGGAGAGCTGGGCTATGACCGGCAGGATTTCCTGGGCGTCCAGCTCTTCGCGATCCTGTTCATGGCTCTGGGCATCGTGGTGGCAGGCTACGCCGCGGACCGTTGGTCCTCGCGCTCGGTGCTGCTGTTCGGCTCGCTGTGCGCCATCGGTGTGGGGATCGCGATGGGGCCGATGCTGGGCGCGGGCTCGCTCACCGTGATCGCGCTGTTCCTGGCGATGGGCCTGTTCACCATGGGCCTCGTCTACGGTCCGCTGGCCGCGCTCCTGCCGCAGCTGTTCCCGGCACGGGTGCGCTACACCGGCTCCTCGATCGCCTTCAATGTCGGCGGGATCCTCGGCGGTGGTTTTGCCCCGGCGGTGGCGCAGGGGCTGGTCGACCAGGGCGGACTGGCCTTTGTCGGCCTCTACATCTCCGGCGCGGCGGTACTCACGCTGGTCGGGCTGCTCAGCCTTTCGCGCAATACGGAGCGCGACTTCACGGTTTAG